From the genome of Dehalococcoidales bacterium, one region includes:
- the pfkB gene encoding 1-phosphofructokinase translates to MIVTITLNPSVDEHISVHGLELQEVNRWVRRRRDAGGKGIDVSRALHEMDEVTVAHGFIGGPDGRAVEILLDEEGVLCSFTPIKQETRTNFIINDTKTFQQTMISAPGPRISRRELERFFKKLEKVRPRPDMIVASGSVPPGVPVSVYCDIINHCAASNIRTILDTSGPWLAEGIKAGPYLIKPNVYEAEELLGRELPTEEAIIEGALSLVEMGIKVVVISRGKDGIIAATRDSLFKAVPPPVKVKSVVGAGDCTVAGLALKLAAGGSLLDACRLAVAMGSAAVLTPGTELCRRDDVERLLPQVKVWVMSSTRRDKVFSAAVK, encoded by the coding sequence ATGATTGTTACCATTACTCTTAATCCTTCTGTAGATGAGCATATTTCGGTTCATGGACTGGAATTGCAGGAGGTCAACCGCTGGGTCAGACGCCGACGTGATGCCGGGGGTAAGGGCATCGACGTATCCCGGGCGCTACATGAAATGGATGAGGTGACGGTAGCCCATGGATTTATCGGCGGGCCTGATGGCCGGGCGGTGGAAATACTGCTTGATGAAGAGGGGGTATTGTGCAGCTTTACCCCGATCAAGCAGGAGACCCGCACCAACTTCATCATTAACGATACCAAAACTTTCCAGCAGACCATGATAAGCGCGCCCGGCCCCCGTATTTCCCGCAGGGAACTGGAGAGGTTTTTTAAGAAGCTGGAGAAGGTACGCCCCCGGCCGGATATGATTGTGGCCAGTGGCAGCGTGCCACCCGGCGTCCCTGTGAGCGTTTACTGTGACATCATTAACCATTGCGCGGCCAGCAATATAAGAACAATCCTTGACACCTCCGGTCCATGGTTGGCGGAGGGCATCAAAGCGGGGCCATATCTTATTAAGCCCAATGTTTACGAGGCGGAGGAGTTGCTGGGCAGGGAGCTTCCCACGGAGGAGGCGATCATTGAAGGGGCTTTAAGCCTGGTGGAGATGGGTATTAAGGTAGTGGTCATATCCCGGGGGAAAGATGGTATCATTGCTGCCACCAGGGACAGCCTGTTTAAGGCGGTACCGCCGCCGGTAAAGGTAAAAAGCGTCGTGGGTGCGGGGGACTGTACCGTAGCCGGCCTTGCCCTGAAGCTGGCTGCCGGGGGGTCACTGCTGGATGCCTGCCGACTGGCGGTGGCGATGGGTTCGGCGGCCGTGTTAACACCGGGTACCGAGCTGTGCCGCAGAGATGACGTGGAAAGATTGCTGCCACAGGTCAAGGTCTGGGTAATGTCCTCCACGAGAAGGGATAAGGTTTTCTCTGCCGCCGTTAAGTGA
- a CDS encoding acyl-CoA dehydrogenase family protein, protein MEYFLSEHQQTIRDLARRIAEEKILPVRAELDEKEEFPWEIIKDLADSDMFRVFIPEEYEGLGGGCLDLCLVVEELSRACSAVAISYAATALGSFALLVYGSDEQKRKYLPDIAAGKKLAAFAITESTAGSDAGGIRTTAEKVAGGYVLNGTKQFITNGGEAEIYTIIALTDKSRGARGASAFLVDKDTPGFSFGKKEKKMGIRASSTRELIFQNCLIPETNIIGREGMGFIMAMKVFDHSRPGIGAQAVGIAQGALEAAVDYARQRVQFGHPIIAIGVVQDKLAEMAIQVEAARALVYAAARTVDSGVKSSTAESSMAKVFASDVAMRVTTEAVQIFGGAGYMRDYPVEKMMRDAKITQIYEGTNEVLRGTIASELRKSRAKRQ, encoded by the coding sequence TTGGAATATTTCCTGAGCGAACACCAGCAGACCATCCGGGACCTGGCCAGAAGAATTGCCGAAGAAAAGATATTACCGGTGAGGGCTGAGCTTGACGAGAAAGAAGAGTTCCCCTGGGAGATAATCAAAGACCTCGCCGACAGCGACATGTTCCGCGTTTTTATCCCCGAAGAATACGAGGGGCTGGGGGGAGGTTGCCTTGACCTGTGCCTGGTAGTGGAAGAACTTAGCCGCGCCTGCAGCGCCGTCGCCATCAGCTATGCCGCCACCGCCCTGGGCAGCTTCGCCCTGCTGGTCTACGGAAGTGACGAGCAAAAACGGAAATACCTGCCGGATATTGCCGCCGGAAAGAAACTGGCAGCTTTTGCTATCACCGAGTCTACGGCTGGGAGTGATGCCGGCGGTATCAGGACCACCGCGGAGAAGGTTGCCGGCGGATACGTGCTCAACGGGACCAAGCAGTTCATCACCAACGGTGGTGAAGCGGAGATATACACCATCATCGCCCTGACCGACAAGTCCAGAGGCGCCCGCGGCGCCAGCGCTTTCCTGGTAGATAAGGATACCCCGGGTTTCTCCTTCGGCAAGAAAGAGAAGAAGATGGGCATCCGCGCGTCTTCCACCAGGGAGCTGATTTTCCAGAACTGCCTGATACCGGAGACAAATATCATTGGCCGGGAGGGGATGGGATTTATCATGGCGATGAAGGTCTTTGACCATTCACGTCCGGGCATCGGCGCCCAGGCTGTTGGTATCGCCCAGGGAGCACTGGAAGCGGCGGTGGACTACGCCCGTCAGCGCGTCCAGTTTGGTCACCCCATCATCGCCATCGGCGTGGTACAGGACAAACTGGCGGAAATGGCAATCCAGGTAGAAGCCGCCCGGGCACTGGTTTACGCGGCTGCCCGCACCGTAGACAGCGGGGTAAAGAGCTCCACCGCGGAATCGTCCATGGCCAAGGTCTTCGCCTCGGACGTGGCGATGAGGGTCACCACGGAGGCCGTGCAGATCTTCGGCGGGGCCGGCTATATGCGTGATTACCCGGTAGAAAAAATGATGAGGGACGCTAAAATCACCCAGATATACGAGGGCACCAATGAAGTGCTCAGAGGCACCATCGCCTCCGAACTGAGAAAAAGCCGGGCAAAGCGGCAATGA
- a CDS encoding DUF6504 family protein, translated as MPPQFFGREIEVTVSGEIRTPVAFRLDDREYVITTILQVWHDHGFGRPTLKRRHWWQRRHRNYYRVKTAEGEVFEIYYDRGTNLEHP; from the coding sequence ATGCCGCCGCAGTTCTTCGGCCGGGAGATAGAGGTTACCGTCAGCGGGGAAATCAGGACTCCGGTTGCCTTCCGCCTTGATGACCGGGAATACGTTATCACTACCATCCTCCAGGTCTGGCATGACCACGGCTTCGGGCGCCCCACCTTGAAACGCCGCCACTGGTGGCAGCGCCGCCACCGCAACTACTACCGGGTGAAGACCGCTGAAGGCGAGGTCTTTGAAATCTACTACGACCGCGGCACTAATCTGGAGCACCCCTGA
- a CDS encoding tagatose 1,6-diphosphate aldolase encodes MSDLSIGKIAGLRQIATTDGIFTMCAMDHRDSLRSMIDRQNPERIGYEEMVKRKLELCTALAEHASAVLLDPVFGAAQCIGQGALPKTTGLLVSIEASGYGEKESRLTGLLDDWGVEKIKRMGASAVKILLYYRPDLKELAQKQLETVDMVALECIKHDIPFLVEPKTYPVGNEIKHPEELSKLKGKLVIETARDVNNFPIDVLKAEFPADPPYPGDKSGLIELCRQLDRASRVPWVVLSAGVEFDVFCQQVEIACRAGASGFLAGRAIWQEATRIEDDGERVHYLSTVAVERLEKLSEIAAKYAVPWYRRFGASFQELADISEGWYRSY; translated from the coding sequence ATGAGCGACTTAAGCATCGGTAAGATAGCGGGTTTGCGGCAGATTGCCACTACGGATGGTATTTTTACCATGTGCGCCATGGACCACCGCGACTCGTTACGCAGTATGATTGACCGCCAGAATCCGGAAAGAATCGGCTATGAGGAGATGGTCAAGCGTAAGCTGGAGCTGTGCACCGCGCTGGCGGAACATGCCAGCGCGGTGCTGCTTGACCCGGTATTCGGCGCCGCTCAGTGTATCGGTCAGGGGGCGTTGCCCAAAACTACGGGGCTTCTGGTCAGTATTGAGGCTTCCGGTTACGGCGAGAAGGAGTCCCGTTTGACCGGCTTGCTCGATGATTGGGGCGTCGAAAAGATTAAGCGGATGGGGGCTTCGGCGGTAAAAATACTGCTTTACTACCGCCCGGACCTGAAAGAGTTAGCCCAAAAGCAACTGGAGACGGTGGATATGGTAGCCCTAGAGTGCATCAAGCATGATATTCCCTTCCTGGTGGAACCCAAGACCTATCCCGTAGGCAATGAAATCAAGCACCCGGAGGAGTTATCTAAATTAAAAGGGAAGCTGGTAATTGAAACTGCCCGTGATGTTAACAACTTCCCGATAGATGTGCTCAAGGCGGAATTTCCGGCTGACCCGCCCTATCCCGGGGATAAATCCGGGCTAATTGAGCTTTGCCGTCAGCTTGACAGAGCTTCACGGGTCCCCTGGGTGGTACTTAGCGCCGGTGTGGAGTTCGATGTTTTTTGCCAGCAGGTGGAGATTGCCTGTCGGGCCGGGGCTTCCGGTTTTCTGGCGGGCCGGGCTATCTGGCAGGAAGCAACGCGTATTGAAGATGACGGGGAGCGGGTTCATTACCTGTCAACCGTAGCCGTCGAGAGACTGGAGAAACTGTCCGAAATAGCGGCCAAATACGCGGTGCCCTGGTACCGGAGGTTCGGGGCATCTTTTCAGGAGCTGGCGGATATATCAGAGGGCTGGTATCGGAGCTATTAA
- a CDS encoding lysophospholipid acyltransferase family protein, which produces MLFFTARWQVKGRENIPGQGPLLVVANHLGLVDPPLLAVSLNRKAIFMAKQELFHSRFSSYFVSGFGAFPVQRGQPDRKALRHAERVLAEGFALVMFPEASRSRNGELQPALPGSVRIALRSGATILPAAITGTEQIKGMGWLLRRPRLTVNFGVPFQLPPRDGKLSREELAECTSYMMQRIAQLLPPEYRGYYADEEGRNGT; this is translated from the coding sequence ATGCTCTTTTTCACTGCCCGCTGGCAGGTCAAGGGTAGAGAAAACATTCCCGGCCAGGGACCGCTGCTGGTGGTCGCCAACCATCTTGGACTGGTTGACCCGCCGTTACTTGCCGTCAGTCTGAACCGGAAGGCGATATTCATGGCCAAACAGGAGCTATTCCACTCCAGGTTCTCCAGCTACTTCGTCAGCGGTTTCGGCGCGTTCCCGGTGCAGCGGGGCCAGCCGGACAGGAAAGCCCTGCGCCATGCAGAGCGAGTACTGGCGGAAGGTTTTGCCCTGGTGATGTTTCCGGAAGCGAGTCGGAGCCGGAACGGGGAATTACAACCGGCCCTTCCGGGCTCGGTACGGATAGCGCTGCGCAGCGGCGCCACTATACTACCCGCCGCTATCACCGGCACGGAGCAAATCAAGGGAATGGGCTGGCTGCTGCGCCGCCCCCGGCTTACGGTCAATTTCGGCGTTCCTTTCCAGTTACCGCCGCGTGATGGTAAATTGTCCAGGGAAGAGCTTGCCGAGTGCACCAGCTACATGATGCAGCGCATCGCCCAACTGCTTCCACCGGAATACCGGGGGTATTACGCCGATGAAGAGGGAAGGAATGGGACTTAA
- a CDS encoding acyl-CoA dehydrogenase family protein — MDFKFTEEQEKFRQEVRAFLEDELRQGTFQPSCDAWIQGYSPEFTRKVAQKGWIGLTWPREYGGQGRSNIDRLILTEELLRYGAPSACHWFADRQIGRSIIAFGTEEQKQELLPKILKGEAYVGLGMSEPEAGSDLASLQTRATETDNEYVLDGQKMWTSCGHFMTHLYLVARTDPEAPKHRGISEFVIEANLPGITITPTIDITGSEAWAEVFFDSVRVPKKYLVGEKNRGFYQILNQLDYERAGLERLMGNYPLFAALLQFVKETRRNGKPLSQETVVRQKMAQLQIEFEVGRLLTYRVVMVMDEGRAPNWEAAMAKSYSTAFEQHLADTATGILGLYGQLMAESKWAPVLGMAAHSFLASKGYSLQAGTSEILRNVIALRGLGLPES; from the coding sequence ATGGACTTTAAGTTTACCGAAGAACAGGAAAAGTTCCGGCAGGAAGTCCGCGCCTTTCTGGAAGACGAACTAAGGCAGGGGACTTTTCAGCCGAGCTGTGATGCCTGGATACAGGGGTATTCTCCGGAGTTCACCAGGAAGGTAGCGCAGAAAGGCTGGATCGGCTTGACCTGGCCCAGGGAATACGGCGGGCAGGGGCGCAGCAATATTGACCGCCTGATTCTTACCGAAGAGTTACTGCGCTACGGGGCGCCGTCGGCCTGCCACTGGTTCGCCGACCGCCAGATTGGCCGCTCGATCATCGCCTTTGGCACCGAGGAGCAAAAACAGGAACTGCTACCTAAGATACTGAAGGGGGAAGCTTATGTTGGCCTGGGGATGAGCGAACCGGAGGCCGGTTCCGACCTGGCCTCTCTGCAGACCAGAGCCACCGAGACTGACAATGAATATGTACTGGACGGGCAGAAGATGTGGACCAGTTGCGGTCACTTTATGACGCATCTCTACCTGGTAGCCCGGACTGACCCCGAAGCGCCGAAACACCGCGGCATCAGCGAATTTGTTATTGAGGCAAATCTGCCGGGGATTACCATCACGCCGACAATCGATATTACCGGAAGTGAGGCCTGGGCGGAGGTCTTCTTTGACAGCGTACGGGTGCCGAAAAAGTACCTGGTCGGGGAGAAGAACCGAGGCTTTTACCAGATATTGAACCAGCTTGACTATGAGCGGGCCGGACTGGAGCGGCTGATGGGGAACTACCCCCTCTTCGCCGCTCTGCTCCAGTTTGTTAAAGAGACCAGGCGGAATGGTAAGCCGTTATCTCAGGAGACGGTAGTCCGCCAGAAGATGGCGCAGCTTCAGATTGAATTTGAAGTCGGACGTTTGCTTACCTACCGGGTGGTCATGGTGATGGATGAAGGGCGGGCGCCTAACTGGGAGGCGGCCATGGCCAAGTCCTACAGCACCGCCTTTGAGCAGCACCTGGCGGATACCGCCACCGGAATTCTGGGACTCTACGGGCAACTAATGGCCGAATCAAAGTGGGCGCCTGTTCTGGGTATGGCTGCACACTCCTTCCTGGCCTCCAAGGGTTACAGCCTGCAGGCCGGTACTTCCGAGATTCTACGCAATGTCATTGCCCTGCGGGGACTGGGACTACCGGAAAGCTAA
- a CDS encoding acyl-CoA dehydrogenase family protein: MNFALSEEQEMLKKAARDFLADKCSKAVVRAMVEDEKGYPPELWREMAGLGWMGLAFPEEYGGSGMSFLDLAVLLDETGRVCLPGPFFSTVVLGGLAILDAGNDEQKRAYLPAIAGGESIFTLALTEEAAQYDAASIKVKAAADKDGYIISGAKFFVPDAHVADYLLCVARTDEKAAAEEGVTVFIVDAKSPGISCTLLKTMAGDKLCEVEFDRVKVPGQNILGELNRGWSVVERVMQRAAVAKCCEMVGAMQQSLEMAVDYAKERKQFGRPIGSFQAIQHYCANMATDVDGARFTTYQAAWMMSEGLPCAKEVAIAKAWAGEAFGRVSTLAHQVHGAIGCTIDHDLHFYTRRGKAAELTFGGGDFHREVVAQEMGL, translated from the coding sequence ATGAATTTCGCTCTTTCTGAAGAACAGGAAATGTTGAAAAAAGCGGCCCGTGATTTTCTTGCCGATAAGTGTTCCAAAGCAGTGGTCAGAGCAATGGTTGAGGACGAGAAAGGATACCCGCCGGAGCTGTGGCGGGAAATGGCGGGGTTGGGCTGGATGGGGCTGGCCTTCCCGGAAGAGTATGGCGGCAGCGGCATGAGTTTTCTTGATTTAGCCGTACTGCTGGATGAAACGGGCAGGGTCTGCCTGCCCGGCCCCTTCTTCTCCACGGTGGTTCTGGGTGGTCTGGCTATTCTGGATGCCGGTAATGATGAGCAAAAGCGGGCCTACCTGCCTGCTATTGCCGGTGGGGAGTCAATCTTTACCCTGGCTTTAACCGAGGAGGCGGCTCAATACGATGCCGCTTCAATCAAAGTCAAGGCGGCGGCGGATAAGGATGGCTATATTATCAGCGGTGCCAAGTTCTTCGTCCCTGACGCTCATGTCGCCGACTACCTGCTCTGCGTGGCCAGGACTGATGAAAAGGCAGCCGCTGAAGAAGGTGTCACCGTCTTTATTGTCGATGCGAAAAGCCCCGGGATAAGCTGTACTCTTTTGAAGACGATGGCAGGGGACAAGCTGTGTGAAGTGGAATTCGATCGGGTCAAAGTACCCGGGCAGAATATTCTGGGAGAACTAAATCGAGGGTGGAGCGTGGTAGAAAGGGTGATGCAGCGGGCAGCCGTGGCTAAATGCTGTGAGATGGTGGGGGCGATGCAGCAGTCACTGGAGATGGCAGTGGATTATGCCAAGGAGCGAAAGCAGTTCGGGCGGCCGATTGGCAGCTTTCAGGCGATACAGCACTACTGCGCCAATATGGCCACCGATGTTGACGGTGCCCGTTTTACTACCTACCAGGCAGCCTGGATGATGAGCGAGGGGCTTCCTTGCGCGAAGGAGGTGGCTATCGCCAAAGCGTGGGCGGGCGAAGCTTTCGGACGGGTCAGCACGCTGGCCCACCAGGTTCACGGGGCTATCGGCTGCACTATTGACCACGACCTGCATTTCTATACCCGGCGGGGTAAAGCGGCGGAGCTTACTTTTGGCGGTGGTGATTTCCACCGGGAGGTGGTGGCTCAGGAAATGGGGCTATGA
- a CDS encoding sulfite exporter TauE/SafE family protein, with amino-acid sequence MGIYTSIFAAIIVLLASFVRAASGFGYALLATPLLTLVMEAKSVVVLNMILGSLSNILVFWHTRRYIDLKRVVVLGLGSIFGIPAGTYLLVKLEPSIIKLAIAIVVIPFSILLLLGHSHRFKRDTLGCAVAGFLSGLLGGSTGLGGPPVVLFLINQGLTPQMFVGTLAAYFLFNGAILVATFTFLGMVTADILIKVAILLPTLWLGSYIGVKMLPRINTVVFKKIASAIVAATAVIIVASIVMDM; translated from the coding sequence ATGGGGATATATACCTCAATTTTTGCCGCCATCATCGTTTTGCTGGCCTCGTTCGTGCGGGCGGCTTCAGGTTTCGGCTATGCTCTGCTGGCTACCCCGCTGCTGACACTGGTCATGGAAGCCAAGTCAGTGGTGGTGCTGAACATGATTCTGGGCAGTCTCTCCAACATACTGGTATTCTGGCACACCCGGCGGTATATTGATTTGAAGAGAGTGGTCGTGCTGGGTCTGGGCAGCATCTTTGGCATCCCGGCCGGTACCTATCTGCTGGTGAAACTGGAGCCATCGATAATTAAACTGGCCATAGCCATCGTGGTTATTCCCTTTTCCATCCTGTTACTGCTGGGGCACTCGCACCGGTTCAAGAGGGATACCCTGGGCTGTGCGGTGGCTGGCTTTCTGAGCGGTCTGCTCGGGGGCAGTACCGGTCTGGGCGGGCCTCCGGTGGTGCTTTTCCTGATCAATCAGGGACTGACCCCGCAAATGTTTGTCGGTACGCTGGCGGCTTACTTTCTTTTTAACGGCGCCATACTGGTGGCTACTTTTACTTTCCTGGGGATGGTCACGGCGGATATTCTTATCAAGGTCGCTATCCTGCTGCCGACGCTGTGGCTGGGCTCTTATATCGGAGTCAAGATGCTGCCCCGGATAAATACAGTCGTCTTCAAGAAGATTGCCTCAGCGATTGTGGCGGCAACAGCGGTGATAATTGTCGCCTCTATCGTGATGGATATGTAG
- a CDS encoding electron transfer flavoprotein subunit beta/FixA family protein, with amino-acid sequence MNIVVCLKQVPGTTKVSINPETNTLVRQGIKNIVNPFDTYALEEAVRLKERYGGKVTAISMGPPQAEEILREAISTGADEAILLSDRAFAGSDTLATSYTLARAITKINDYDLIICGRQTIDGDTGQVGPELAEILNIPFVAYVSRIEEIDSGQMRLQRMTEDGNEIIETPLPAVITVVKEINVPRLPSLRGLSRARSATIPVWSAEEINADESRVGLSGSATRVVRIFFPERVRHGEILEGKPENQVDSLIERLRKVKVI; translated from the coding sequence ATGAACATCGTGGTCTGCCTGAAGCAGGTCCCGGGCACGACTAAGGTCAGTATCAACCCCGAGACCAATACCCTGGTGAGACAGGGTATCAAAAATATCGTCAACCCCTTTGATACCTACGCCCTGGAAGAAGCGGTCAGGCTCAAGGAAAGGTACGGGGGGAAGGTAACCGCAATCAGCATGGGGCCGCCTCAAGCCGAGGAAATATTGCGGGAAGCCATCAGCACCGGGGCTGACGAAGCCATTCTGCTCAGTGACCGGGCTTTTGCCGGTTCCGATACCCTGGCTACCTCTTATACCTTGGCCAGGGCGATTACCAAAATCAACGACTATGACCTCATAATCTGCGGACGGCAGACCATAGACGGGGACACCGGTCAGGTGGGGCCGGAACTTGCCGAGATACTGAATATTCCTTTTGTCGCCTACGTCAGCCGTATTGAAGAGATTGACAGCGGACAAATGCGTCTCCAGCGGATGACTGAAGACGGGAATGAGATTATCGAGACTCCTCTGCCCGCCGTGATTACCGTGGTCAAGGAGATAAACGTACCCCGCCTCCCCTCACTGCGCGGGCTGTCCCGCGCCAGGAGCGCCACGATACCTGTCTGGAGCGCTGAAGAGATAAATGCCGATGAGAGCCGGGTCGGGTTGTCCGGCTCCGCCACCAGGGTCGTCAGGATATTCTTCCCGGAAAGAGTCCGCCACGGTGAAATTCTGGAGGGAAAGCCGGAAAACCAGGTAGATAGCCTGATTGAGAGACTGAGAAAGGTTAAAGTAATCTAG
- the ispH gene encoding 4-hydroxy-3-methylbut-2-enyl diphosphate reductase — protein MGLKIEKAAELGFCFGVKRAIEILEKITRERGPVETLGAVVHNQQVLQRLADTGVTVADSVGAMKGDIVAIGAHGVSPKIEAEIRARHSEVINTTCPFVHRAQLAARRLAKSGFFVVIHGDANHPEVKGILGWADDRGIATPDEKFIAGMNPLPRRLGILSQTTQIPSHFTEFAKKLIDSALTKDAEIRIIDTVCHDIRARQQTTLKLANRVDLMLVIGSHGSANTSHLADLCSTVCQTHLVETAEDIQPAWLQGHRHIGVTSGASTAQETIDEVLARLEAMSSS, from the coding sequence ATGGGACTTAAGATTGAAAAGGCGGCCGAACTGGGGTTCTGTTTCGGGGTGAAACGCGCCATCGAGATCCTGGAGAAGATTACCCGCGAGCGCGGGCCGGTGGAAACACTGGGAGCGGTAGTGCATAACCAGCAGGTACTGCAGAGGCTGGCTGATACCGGTGTCACCGTCGCTGATAGCGTCGGCGCCATGAAGGGCGACATTGTCGCCATTGGCGCTCACGGGGTCAGTCCCAAAATCGAAGCTGAGATTCGGGCCCGCCACAGCGAAGTAATCAATACCACCTGTCCGTTCGTGCACCGCGCCCAGCTCGCCGCCCGCCGTCTGGCCAAGTCCGGGTTCTTTGTCGTCATCCACGGTGACGCCAACCACCCGGAGGTCAAGGGAATCCTGGGCTGGGCTGATGACAGGGGAATCGCCACTCCCGACGAGAAGTTTATCGCCGGCATGAACCCCCTGCCCCGCCGCCTGGGTATTCTATCCCAGACGACCCAGATACCGTCCCATTTCACCGAATTTGCCAAGAAGCTGATTGACTCGGCGCTGACCAAAGACGCCGAGATACGTATTATCGACACCGTCTGTCACGACATCAGGGCGCGCCAGCAGACCACTCTGAAGCTGGCTAACCGGGTAGACCTGATGCTAGTTATCGGCAGTCACGGCAGCGCCAATACCAGCCACCTCGCCGATTTGTGTTCCACAGTATGCCAGACACACCTGGTGGAAACGGCAGAGGATATTCAACCAGCCTGGTTACAGGGTCACCGTCACATCGGCGTCACCAGTGGCGCTTCCACGGCCCAGGAAACGATAGACGAGGTGCTCGCCAGGTTGGAGGCGATGTCTTCATCATAG
- a CDS encoding ferredoxin-like protein yields MHHSLRFYSRHRQFVVRFYIFWARWTRIPLIGDVVRWVANAYGRNLERAYLLTTAEAEEIVDIAEKLAVGPCDCRAAFKNCDHPLNTEIMLGLSGNVFAEENPQDYREITRNEARDILRQCHQRGLIHTIIRCREDFYAICNCCSCCCVPLRLSKNYGIGEAVKRGDGIIGEFKAHRLAHQD; encoded by the coding sequence GTGCATCATTCCCTACGATTTTACAGTCGGCACCGCCAGTTCGTGGTCAGGTTTTACATCTTCTGGGCGAGGTGGACCCGCATCCCGTTAATCGGTGATGTGGTGCGGTGGGTAGCTAACGCCTACGGGCGCAACCTGGAGCGCGCCTACCTGCTGACCACCGCCGAGGCTGAGGAAATCGTGGACATCGCCGAGAAGCTGGCGGTAGGACCCTGCGACTGCCGGGCCGCTTTCAAGAACTGCGACCACCCACTGAACACGGAGATTATGCTCGGTCTGAGCGGGAATGTCTTCGCCGAGGAGAACCCTCAGGACTACCGCGAGATAACCCGTAATGAAGCCCGGGACATCCTGAGGCAGTGCCATCAGCGGGGGCTTATCCACACCATCATCCGCTGCCGGGAGGACTTCTACGCCATCTGCAACTGCTGCTCCTGCTGCTGCGTCCCCCTGCGCCTGAGTAAAAACTACGGCATCGGGGAGGCGGTGAAGAGGGGTGATGGCATCATCGGCGAGTTCAAGGCTCACCGGCTTGCCCATCAGGACTAG
- a CDS encoding electron transfer flavoprotein subunit alpha yields the protein MGIRVELDKCTGCASCAAACPFGIIEIIDDKARINEGCNLCGACEATCAYAAIIIETATETVNVSDSHRGIWVFAEQRNGKLKSVSYELLSKGRELANTLQTELCAVCFGHNISESQELVSYGADKVYLIDDPALAANPEDLFTGELARLIQEYQPEIVIAGATALGRSFIPRVAATLQTGLTADCTDLEIDAENRLLLQTRPTFGGNVMATIVCQARRPQMATVRPRVFKKKNSAGNGSGQIIKLDCDRERVTSRTRLLSFVDDLTETVKLEDADIIVSGGRGLGKAENFQLLQELATAMGGALGSSRAPVDEGWIPYSHQVGQTGKTVCPRLYIACGISGAVQHLAGMQTSDTIVAINTDPDAPIFEVATYGIVGDLFEVVPMIIEKIKNG from the coding sequence ATGGGAATTCGGGTTGAGCTTGATAAATGTACCGGCTGCGCCAGCTGCGCGGCAGCCTGCCCTTTTGGCATCATCGAAATTATTGATGATAAAGCGCGCATCAACGAGGGCTGTAACCTCTGCGGCGCCTGTGAAGCAACCTGCGCCTACGCAGCCATCATCATCGAAACCGCCACGGAAACGGTGAACGTAAGTGACAGCCACCGCGGCATCTGGGTCTTCGCCGAGCAAAGGAACGGTAAGCTGAAGAGCGTCAGCTATGAGCTGTTAAGCAAAGGCAGGGAGCTGGCCAACACCCTGCAAACAGAACTGTGCGCTGTCTGTTTCGGACACAACATCAGTGAAAGCCAGGAACTGGTCAGCTACGGCGCCGATAAGGTCTACTTGATTGATGATCCCGCCCTGGCCGCTAACCCGGAAGACCTGTTTACCGGGGAACTCGCCCGGCTGATTCAGGAATATCAACCGGAGATCGTTATCGCCGGAGCTACCGCCCTGGGACGCTCCTTTATACCCAGGGTAGCGGCGACACTGCAGACCGGGCTTACCGCTGATTGCACCGACCTCGAGATTGATGCTGAAAATAGACTGCTCCTGCAAACACGTCCCACCTTCGGCGGCAATGTGATGGCCACCATCGTCTGCCAGGCGAGAAGACCGCAGATGGCCACCGTCCGCCCCCGCGTTTTCAAGAAAAAGAACTCCGCCGGTAACGGCAGCGGCCAGATTATCAAGCTGGACTGTGACCGGGAACGCGTTACCTCGCGGACCAGACTGCTCAGCTTTGTAGATGACCTAACGGAAACGGTCAAGCTCGAGGACGCCGATATCATCGTCTCCGGGGGGAGAGGACTGGGCAAGGCGGAAAATTTCCAACTGCTGCAGGAACTGGCAACGGCGATGGGCGGGGCACTGGGTTCATCCCGGGCACCGGTAGATGAAGGCTGGATTCCCTATTCCCATCAGGTCGGCCAGACCGGCAAGACCGTCTGCCCCAGGCTCTATATTGCCTGTGGCATATCCGGAGCCGTCCAGCACCTGGCCGGTATGCAGACCTCGGATACCATCGTGGCGATTAATACCGACCCCGACGCGCCGATCTTCGAGGTAGCTACCTACGGCATCGTCGGCGACCTCTTTGAAGTGGTACCGATGATAATTGAGAAGATCAAGAACGGATAG